The stretch of DNA gccAGCAGGCGgtcggtagtcccagctaccgggaggctgagacaggagaatggcaggaaccctcGGGAGGCTGAGCGAGCTGAGAGatccgccacagcactccagcctgggcaacagagctgtagacctcgcctcaaaaaaaaaaaattagcgcgTAGGTACACccgtcatcccagctactcaggtggctgaggtatAAGACTTGCTtgaaccggccgggcgcggtggctcaagcctgtaatcccagcactttgggaggccgagatgggtggatcacaaggtcatgagattgagaccatcctgctaacccgtgaaaccctcgcctctactataaaatacaaaaactagccgggcgagaggtggcggcttgcagtcccagctactcgggaggctgaggcaggagaacatgaacccggagggcggagcttgtagtgagctggagatccgccactgcactccagcctgggcgacagagcgagactccgtctcaaaaaaaaaaaagaattgcttgaacccaggaggtggaggttgcagtgagccaagattgcaccactgcactccagcctgggtaacagagcaagactctgtctcaaaaaaaaaaaaaaaaaaaaattacaatgtagAGACCCCCTCCCTCCAACCCTAGTGGATAGTGGATGACCTGGCTGAGAGCAATTAATGTTGCCTGGAAAATCCAGGTTCCTTAGGACCAAATACAAGAGCACCTTTCTAGCTCTTCCCTATCCTTTCACACAGACCTCCTCTCCATGGGCTAGAGAAGCCTAATCCAAAAGAACAGATACTTAGGGCCATCTAAAGCagggtggctgggcatggtggctcatgcctgcaatcccagcactttgggagcccgaggcaggcagatcacctgaggtcaggagttcgagaccagcctggccaacatggtgaaaccccatctctactaaaaatacaaaaattagctgggcgtggtggcatgcgcctgtaatcccagctactagggagactgaggcaggaaaatcacttgaacccaggaggcagaggttgcagtgagccaagatcatgccactgcactccagcctgggcaacaagagcaaaactgaatctcaataagtaaataaataaagcagggtATAAGGAAATAGAATCATATTACAGGGAGAATAATGGCATCCTAACCTTGACTGGAAGACAGCCTCAACAGGCCTTCagacatgtaaaatattattcccatttaacaTTCAAAGCAACCCAGGCTCAGAGGTAGAGTGATTTCCCCATGCCTACACAGCTAATAGATGACCATTGAACTAGAATTCAAATCTACCTCCCAGCAAATTTTTCCTTCATCACACTGCTATGATGAAGCTGAGATAGAGTGAAAAGAGCAGGGCCTTTGATTAGCGCCCCCATATCCCTGCCATCTTTCCTTAACCGCCTTCTGAAACATTTGAATTAGTCTCCATCCTAACTAAAGACACAGTGCCTCACATTAGAATGCATCTGGTTCCTTCCTCACCACCCCTACCTGTTGAAGGACTTATATTTGGGAAGTTCAGCTTTGGCCCCATAGGCCAGCAGGTCAATGCCAAGTTCCACTTTTTGCTGGGGGTCAACCCCCATGGCTCGCTCCCATGGGGAAATATAGGTCTTGAACACAGTGATATGTTTTCCTTCTCCGCCTGCCTGGTCTCCTGGTAGCCATGAGAGAGAAAAGTCAGTCAAATAATAGCAGTTAGTAGCCAATGAAAGTTAATCCCATGTCCCTACACTAGGGAAATTGCAGGAGCCAGGGACTAAAGATATAATATCCTGGTAATTGTATAAGGTTTGTGGCATAATGATAGTCTGTGGGCAGATCTGTGACTGAATCCAAAAAGCCAGGAAGGTAATGGAAAAACAAGGCTTCTGGGTAGAATAGACACATCTCTATATACTCCTGGACCCAGGGAATTCACCAAGATATTTATGATAAActgatattattatatttaatattaagatatttaaacTGGGCTCCTCTGCTCCCCACACCCAGTGTAGACATCATTCCTGGGACAACTCTGCTCTAGGGACCAAACACATTACTCTTGGGTAGGTATACTTGCCTGATCCTGTCTCACCAACCCCTGCTGTGCCAGCAGCTCCTCCTCTGCCAGCCTGGCCCGCAGGACCACCTGTACCCCCAGCTCCAGACCCAGAGCCCAGATGGTGCTGCTGATCAGATCCGTACTGTCCTGCAGAGCCACTGCCCCCTGCCTGGCCGCCGCCTCTGCCGTTGCTCTTGCTGTAGGAGAATCCCTGAGCAGCTGTGCCCAGCTGTCCCCCCACTGTCGGAAGGAACTTCTGGAAGTGATCCTGAAAAGAAGACAAAGTGAGGGGAAGGTTAGCAATGGGtatggaaaatatacaaaaacagaaGTATGTTTAGCAAAGGCAGAAACAGTGTCTAACAAGAAGACCCTGAATTTTCTGAGATTTCCCCCTCCATTTGATGGGTAGTACATGGGCTGACTGACAGAATAAAACTCTTCTTTttgttggtttgatttttttgttgtttttttgagacagagtttcacccctgttgcccaggctggagtgtaatgatatgatctcggctcactgcaacctccgcctcctgggttcaagcagtgcccagcctcagcctcagcctcccaagtacctgggattacaagcatgcaccatcacacctggctaattttgtatttttagtagagacagggtttctccacgttggtcaggctggtctcaaactcccgacctcaggggatccgcctgcatcggcctcccaaagtgctgggattacaggcatgagccacctcacctggcctaaaTTAAACTCTTCTTAAGAGGTAGGACCCCCTTGGCTCGTTTCCTCCAGTTATACCTAGGGTAAGGGCAGGGCATTCTCCATGCTCCCCTTTCTCATCCTTAACAAGTCAAAAAAGACCAAGATTCCTgcccaacttaaaaaaaaaaaatgaaaaaaaatattttgctttttgagacagaatctggctctgtcaccccaggttggagtgcagtggcacaatctcggcccactgcaacctccacctccctggcccaggcaatcctcccacctcagcctcccaagtagctgggactaccagcatgccaccatacccagctaaattttgtaattttttttcctagagacagggtttgccatgtgcccaggctggtctcaaactcctgggctcaagtgatccatctgcctcagcctcccgaagtgctgagataacaggcatgagctgtGCGCGGCCCCAACTAGAATTTGGGAGGATGGGGTTGCCATGGAGAACCCAGTCTTAATTACAAGGACTAGAGAAATTTCTGCCTCCTCCCTTCCTCAGCTTGTCCAACAGTCAgaactctcttctctctccttctttctctccctctctcctcttggTGCCTGTTGGACCAGGACTTCCTGACTGAAACTGTAGCAGGTGGGGGGAAGGGTGGCCAAAAGGGCAACATTAGATTCAAACTCAAAGCctaaaaataaccccatcaactTCTTCAGGAGGCTCTCCTGGCCATCCCACCATGTACACCCCAATGCTCCACCCAGTGTAACCGGACCCAGGCAGAGAAGAGGGcttttggcctcctaaagttagATATGAGCAGCTCAGCACTTTTACTCTGCTCCTATATGAGGACCAATGACAGACACTTCTGCCCCCGGCCCCATGCAGGCATCTAATTCCACTCTCCCCCAGACACTTGGAGAaggtggagaaggaagaaaggaaatggagaaggTCCCTCTTCCTCAGCTATACCAtcctgtgcctggcctctctccagTCTCCTCTTTCTTTGGAGAAGGAGCCTGACTAGAATATATCTTGAAGGACAGTTTCAGTCTCACCTGGGGCTCCTTAGGGAATAGACTGATCCtttaaatgaaagaatggctTAAATGGGAGATGGCTGTAGAAACTCAATTAACTCTTTCTAGGGTTGCCAGATGTAGCAAATAATATACAGGATaccaattaaatttgaatttcagatgcacaacaaatatatatatatttttgagacagagtctctgtcacccaggctggagtgcagtggcatgaacacggctCATGTTcatgcagcctctacctcccaggctcaagccatcctcccacctcagcctccagagtagctggattacaagtgtgtgccaccacccccagctaactttttaattttttaattttttgtagagacagagtcttgccatgttgcccacgctggtctccaactcctggactcaagcagtcctcctgccttggcatcccaaagtgctgggattacaggtgtgaggtatCACACTTGACCCAAATACTTTTTTAGTATAGATATGCCCCAAATGTTGCATGGGAtttacttatactaaaaaattattcatttgcatctgaaattcaaatttaagtggacatcctgtatttttattttaatgtcccaaatattgcatgggacatatttaaaaaagaattcattgtGCATTTGAAACTCAAATTTAATTGggtattctgtattttaaaatttcaatttaattatttgccttatctttcttttttctttctttcttttttttttttgagacagagtttcactcttgttgcccaggctggagtgcaatggcacaatctgggctcactgcaactccgcctcctgggttcaagtgattctcctacctcagcctcctgagtagctgggatcacaggcacccacgaccacgcccagctaattttttgtatttttagtagagatggggtttcaccatgttggccaggctggtctcaaaagacctcaggtgatccacctgcctcggcctcccaaagtgctgggattacaggtgtgagagccACCATCCCGGCTGCCTTatgttctttctaaaatatttttaaaactttatctttatgtcccaaatattgcatggagcatattttactaaaaaattattcactgTGTATCTCAACTTCAAAATACAAGACAAGACTGCCCCACTGGGCATCCTGTGTTTTATCTGGCAACCTATCTTTAACACTTACCCTTACTAGGAAGGAATTTTCTCCCTAAGGGTGTGGTATTCTCCAATCCTTCAGTGGCTCTTTGATGGAAACTGGGTTTCAGAGGTGGGCTGTAACTCACCCTGGAGCTGCTGAGGGCTCAATATATCTGGGGGtttaacaaatttataaattttcagGGAGGGGATGTTGACTGCATTTTGGAGGCTCAGGGCCTACTAACAAGCTGTCAGAACAGGCACCAGGCTTTGAGACAGTGATAAAGTTTCAGACTCACCATTGAGCTGTCAGAGAAAACATCAGGGTGGTTCTCATAAATAAACTTCTCCACCCTCATCTGCCGCAGTTTGAACATCTTGGAGCCCCGGTTGGTAAGCAGCGACAGTTCCTCCAACATCACATCCCTTGGGACACTGATCTTTTTGCCCAGGTTCAAGCCTGAGCCCTCCTGTCCACCTTTCAGGGAGGCAAAGAAGAAtcaagggaaagaggaaagtaGGGTTTTCTGGGCTCAGAATGCAGACCTCATCCACAACTAAGTGTGAATGTGTGTCCTGGCAGAGATCATTTAGGGGAACAAATGCTGTCTAGTTTGTGAGGGACTTTGATTTCCTGGGACTTGGAGAGAATGCATGGGAACTGGGGTGCATTGTGGAGATAATGGGAATACTAGAGTGGAGAGGCCAATAGGGTAAAAGAGGCATGGGCATGGGGTACAGAGCAAAAGGAGTAAAGGAACATCATAGATGGAGGCCATTGGAGAAAGCATGGCATCAGGAAAAGCCCAGAGGCCAATCTTATGTGGAGTGTAAATACAGATgccatacatatacatattttttattttttattattattttttattgttttgagacagagtcctgctctgtcacccaggctagagtgcaatagcgtgatctcagctcactgcagcctccgtctcccaggttcaagcaattctcctgcctcaacctcttgggtcgctgggattgcaggcccgcaccaccatccctggctaatttttatattttttggtagagacggggtttcaccatgttggccaggctggtctcaaactcctgagctcaactgaccTACCagccacggcctcccaaaatgctgggattacaggcgtgagtcacgacgcccagcctacatttttatttattttattttacttttgagacagagtttgtttgtttgtttgtttggttttttgtcagagacttgctctgtcacccaggctgaagtgcaatggtgcgatctcagctcactgtagcttccatttcctgggttcaagtgattctcctgcgtcagtctcccaagtagccgggattacaggcactcggcaccatgcccaggtaatttttctatttttgtagagacagggtttcaccatgttggccgggctggtcttcaacttctgactttaggtgatcggcccacctcagcctcccaaagtgctgggatttcaggcatgagccaccacgtccggccttttttttttttttttttaatggagatgaggtctcattatgttgtccaggctggtcttgaactcctagctcaagtgatcctctcacctcagcctc from Papio anubis isolate 15944 chromosome 11, Panubis1.0, whole genome shotgun sequence encodes:
- the MYOZ1 gene encoding myozenin-1; the protein is MPLSGTPAPNKKRKSSKLIMELTGGGQEGSGLNLGKKISVPRDVMLEELSLLTNRGSKMFKLRQMRVEKFIYENHPDVFSDSSMDHFQKFLPTVGGQLGTAAQGFSYSKSNGRGGGQAGGSGSAGQYGSDQQHHLGSGSGAGGTGGPAGQAGRGGAAGTAGVGETGSGDQAGGEGKHITVFKTYISPWERAMGVDPQQKVELGIDLLAYGAKAELPKYKSFNRTAMPYGGYEKASKRMTFQMPKFDLGPLLSEPLVLYNQNLSNRPSFNRTPIPWLSSGEPVDYNVDIGIPLDGETEEL